A single Staphylococcus muscae DNA region contains:
- a CDS encoding DUF368 domain-containing protein, translated as MSKFKLSNIPRGFAMGISDLIPGVSGGTIALLLGIYDDFIASVSGVFSKNFKQSIAFLLPIVIGMGLAIGGLSSLINYLLAEHTMPTMYFFFGLIIGIVPFLVRISKIKQTFTMKHWAILVAAILFLAVMALFKGDAAHGAPTYIDLSTPMLIKYFIAGICASSAMLLPGISGSFVLLVFGVYSTVTYSISEIVHFNFQALPVIITVGLGILVGFLIASKLITYLLQHYTFMTYAAILGLVIGSLFSVFPGIPTSGLTWFASFITLLLGFIVSYVLGRYTEV; from the coding sequence ATGTCTAAATTTAAGCTTTCAAATATTCCTCGAGGATTTGCAATGGGGATTAGCGACCTTATTCCAGGTGTGAGCGGTGGAACGATTGCGCTGTTGCTCGGAATATACGATGACTTTATCGCTTCTGTGAGTGGCGTTTTCTCTAAAAATTTCAAACAAAGCATTGCATTTTTACTACCTATCGTAATTGGGATGGGATTGGCAATTGGTGGTTTAAGCAGCCTGATTAATTACCTATTAGCTGAACATACAATGCCTACGATGTACTTTTTCTTCGGATTAATTATTGGCATCGTTCCTTTTTTAGTCCGCATTTCAAAAATTAAACAGACATTTACAATGAAACATTGGGCCATCTTAGTCGCTGCTATTCTATTTTTAGCTGTCATGGCGTTATTCAAAGGTGACGCAGCACATGGAGCCCCTACTTATATCGACTTATCGACACCTATGTTGATTAAATATTTCATCGCAGGCATTTGTGCATCAAGTGCGATGTTACTACCAGGTATTTCTGGATCATTCGTCTTACTCGTATTCGGCGTATACAGTACTGTGACGTATTCAATTTCAGAAATCGTACACTTTAACTTCCAAGCACTCCCAGTTATTATTACTGTCGGTTTAGGTATTCTTGTCGGCTTTCTCATCGCAAGTAAGCTCATCACATATTTGTTACAACATTATACTTTTATGACCTATGCAGCGATACTTGGTCTCGTTATCGGATCACTTTTTTCCGTATTTCCCGGTATACCGACAAGCGGATTGACATGGTTCGCTTCATTTATCACGCTTCTATTAGGATTTATTGTTAGTTACGTCTTAGGACGATACACAGAAGTATAA
- the sufC gene encoding Fe-S cluster assembly ATPase SufC, whose amino-acid sequence MPSVLEIKDLHVSIDDKEILKGVNLTINTNEIHAIMGPNGTGKSTLSSAIMGHPSFEITQGEVLLDGVNVLELEVDERAKAGLFLAMQYPSEITGVTNADFLRSAINAQREEGQEINLMQFIKQLDKHMDFLEMDKDMAQRYLNEGFSGGEKKRNEILQLMMLQPKFAILDEIDSGLDIDALKVVSKGINEMRGEEFGSLIITHYQRLLDYITPDFVHVMYNGVIVKSGGAELAKRLEEEGYEWVKEEYEALEAK is encoded by the coding sequence ATGCCATCAGTATTAGAAATTAAAGATTTACACGTATCTATTGACGATAAAGAAATCTTAAAAGGTGTTAACTTAACAATTAACACGAATGAAATACATGCAATCATGGGACCAAACGGTACAGGTAAGTCAACTTTATCTTCAGCAATTATGGGTCACCCATCATTTGAAATTACACAAGGAGAAGTATTATTAGACGGTGTGAACGTACTTGAGTTAGAAGTAGATGAACGTGCCAAAGCAGGTCTTTTCCTTGCAATGCAATATCCATCTGAAATTACAGGTGTAACAAATGCGGACTTCTTACGTTCAGCAATCAATGCGCAACGTGAAGAAGGACAAGAAATCAACTTAATGCAATTCATTAAACAATTAGACAAGCACATGGACTTCTTAGAAATGGACAAAGACATGGCGCAACGTTACTTAAACGAAGGTTTCTCAGGTGGGGAAAAGAAACGTAACGAAATTTTACAATTAATGATGTTACAACCTAAATTCGCTATCCTTGACGAAATCGACTCAGGTCTTGATATCGATGCATTAAAAGTTGTATCTAAAGGTATCAACGAAATGCGCGGTGAAGAGTTCGGTTCATTAATCATCACACACTATCAACGTCTATTAGACTACATCACACCAGACTTCGTACACGTTATGTACAACGGTGTTATTGTTAAATCAGGTGGTGCTGAATTAGCGAAACGTCTTGAAGAAGAAGGTTACGAGTGGGTTAAAGAAGAATACGAAGCGTTAGAAGCGAAGTAA
- the sufD gene encoding Fe-S cluster assembly protein SufD, with protein MTTETLNISEAQLVDYSQAQNEPSWMTALRKDALAQAESLEMPKPDKTKIDKWDFDTFKQHQTTGVAFEDLKALPTEIDRIINVENTENLIIQHNNSLAFTKVNEQAKQDGVIIEHISEALKNHSDLVEKYYMKDAVTVDEHRLTALHTALMNGGVFVYVPKNVVVADPIQYVVLHDDENASFFNHVLIVTEESAELTYVENYLSTTSGEGNQINIISEVIAAPNAKVSYGSVDFLDKGFTGYIIRRGVTAEDATINWSLGLMNEGDQIIDNTTNLIGDRSTSDLKSVVVGRGDQTINLTSKIVQYGKETDGYILKHGVMKENASSIFNGIGHIKHGGKGSAANQSSRVLMLSEHARGDANPILLIDEDDVEAGHAASVGRVDPEQLYYLMSRGISQEEAERLVIHGFLDPVVRELPIEDVQRQLREVIELKVGK; from the coding sequence ATGACGACTGAAACATTAAATATTTCTGAAGCGCAACTTGTTGATTATTCACAGGCTCAAAACGAACCTTCTTGGATGACAGCGCTAAGAAAAGACGCGTTAGCACAAGCTGAGTCTTTAGAAATGCCAAAACCAGATAAAACAAAGATTGATAAATGGGACTTTGATACATTCAAACAACATCAAACAACAGGTGTTGCTTTTGAAGATCTTAAAGCATTACCAACTGAAATCGATCGTATTATCAATGTAGAAAACACTGAAAATCTTATCATCCAACACAATAACTCACTTGCTTTCACAAAAGTCAATGAACAAGCCAAACAAGATGGTGTCATCATTGAACATATTAGCGAAGCATTGAAAAATCATAGCGACTTAGTTGAAAAGTATTACATGAAAGATGCGGTAACTGTTGATGAGCATCGATTAACAGCATTACACACAGCATTGATGAACGGTGGCGTATTCGTGTATGTTCCTAAAAATGTTGTTGTTGCAGATCCAATTCAATATGTTGTGTTACACGATGATGAGAATGCAAGCTTCTTCAACCACGTGTTAATCGTAACTGAAGAAAGTGCAGAACTCACATACGTTGAAAACTACCTTTCTACAACAAGTGGCGAAGGGAATCAAATCAATATTATTTCAGAAGTGATTGCAGCACCGAATGCGAAAGTATCATACGGTTCTGTGGACTTTTTAGACAAAGGTTTCACAGGATATATTATCCGTCGTGGTGTCACAGCAGAAGATGCAACAATTAACTGGTCATTAGGTTTAATGAACGAAGGCGACCAAATTATTGACAATACGACAAACCTTATCGGTGACCGTTCAACATCAGACTTGAAGTCAGTTGTCGTAGGTCGCGGAGACCAAACAATCAACTTAACATCTAAAATTGTTCAATACGGTAAAGAAACAGATGGCTACATCTTAAAACATGGTGTAATGAAAGAAAATGCATCATCAATCTTTAACGGTATCGGTCATATCAAACATGGTGGTAAAGGTTCAGCAGCGAACCAATCATCTCGTGTATTAATGTTATCTGAACATGCACGTGGTGATGCAAACCCAATCTTATTAATCGATGAAGACGATGTAGAAGCAGGTCACGCAGCATCAGTTGGCCGTGTAGATCCTGAACAACTTTACTACTTAATGAGTCGTGGTATTTCACAAGAAGAAGCGGAACGTTTAGTTATCCATGGCTTCTTAGATCCAGTTGTTCGTGAATTACCAATTGAAGATGTACAACGTCAATTACGTGAAGTTATCGAACTCAAAGTAGGCAAATAA
- a CDS encoding cysteine desulfurase: MADTQLDVKAIIQDFPILEQQVNGKRLAYLDSTATSQKPKQVIEALDDYYERYNSNVHRGVHTLGSLATDGYEGARETVRQFIHAQYFEEVVFTRGTTASINLVAHSYGDAHIKEGDEIVVTEMEHHANLVPWQQLAKRKGATLKFIPMTTDGELTIEAVKETITDKTKIVAVAHVSNVLGTINDVKAIAEIAHEHGAIISVDGAQSAPHMKVDVQDLDVDFYSFSGHKMLGPTGIGVLYGKRQHLQNMEPIEFGGDMIDFVGLHESTWTDLPTKFEAGTPLIAQAIGLKAAVEYIEAIGFDAIHAHEQALTQYAYEQMSQIEGIDIYGPAVDKRAGVITFNMDGVHPHDVATALDTEGVAVRAGHHCAQPLMKWLNVSSTARASFYIYNTKEDVDQLVEGLKRTKEFFSYEF; this comes from the coding sequence GTGGCTGATACTCAGTTAGATGTAAAAGCAATCATTCAAGACTTTCCCATCTTAGAACAACAAGTCAACGGTAAGCGCCTTGCATATTTAGACTCAACTGCAACGAGCCAAAAGCCAAAACAAGTGATTGAAGCACTCGATGATTATTATGAGCGTTATAACTCTAACGTTCATCGTGGTGTACACACGCTTGGTTCATTAGCAACAGATGGCTATGAAGGGGCTCGTGAAACGGTTCGTCAGTTTATACATGCACAATACTTTGAAGAAGTTGTCTTCACACGAGGAACAACAGCATCTATTAACCTTGTTGCACATAGTTATGGTGATGCACATATCAAAGAAGGCGATGAAATTGTTGTGACGGAAATGGAACACCATGCGAATCTCGTACCATGGCAACAGTTGGCGAAGCGTAAAGGTGCAACGTTGAAGTTCATTCCTATGACAACAGATGGAGAGCTTACAATAGAAGCAGTTAAAGAGACAATTACTGATAAAACGAAAATCGTTGCGGTAGCACATGTCTCAAATGTTTTAGGTACAATCAATGATGTGAAAGCCATTGCTGAAATAGCACACGAGCACGGTGCCATTATTTCAGTAGACGGTGCACAATCTGCTCCGCATATGAAAGTAGATGTTCAAGATCTTGATGTAGACTTCTACAGCTTTAGTGGACATAAAATGCTAGGACCAACAGGTATTGGCGTCTTGTACGGTAAACGCCAACACTTACAAAACATGGAACCTATCGAGTTCGGTGGCGATATGATTGACTTTGTAGGCCTTCATGAAAGTACATGGACAGACTTGCCAACGAAGTTCGAAGCGGGTACGCCATTAATTGCACAAGCAATCGGTTTGAAAGCAGCGGTTGAGTATATTGAAGCGATTGGTTTTGATGCCATACATGCACATGAACAAGCGCTCACACAATATGCTTATGAGCAAATGTCTCAAATTGAAGGCATTGACATTTATGGGCCTGCTGTCGATAAACGTGCAGGTGTGATTACGTTTAATATGGATGGCGTACATCCACATGACGTAGCAACTGCACTTGATACAGAAGGTGTGGCAGTGCGTGCAGGTCACCATTGTGCACAGCCACTGATGAAGTGGTTGAATGTGTCATCTACGGCTCGTGCAAGCTTCTATATTTACAACACGAAAGAAGATGTCGATCAACTTGTCGAAGGATTAAAGAGAACGAAGGAGTTTTTCTCATATGAATTTTAA
- the sufU gene encoding Fe-S cluster assembly sulfur transfer protein SufU, with protein MNFNNLDQLYRSVIMDHYKNPRNKGVIEDGTMTVDMNNPTCGDRIHLTFDIVDGMVHDAKFEGEGCSISMSSASMMTEAIKGHSLKEAMEMSQEFTKMMLGEDYTITEDMGDIEALQGVSQFPARIKCATLAWKALEKGTVETEGKGTTEDE; from the coding sequence ATGAATTTTAATAACTTAGACCAATTGTATCGTTCTGTCATTATGGATCACTACAAAAACCCTCGTAATAAGGGTGTGATAGAAGATGGCACGATGACAGTTGATATGAATAACCCGACGTGTGGTGATCGAATCCACTTAACTTTTGATATTGTAGATGGCATGGTACATGATGCTAAGTTCGAAGGTGAAGGTTGTTCTATCTCTATGTCGAGTGCATCTATGATGACAGAAGCAATCAAAGGGCACAGTTTGAAAGAAGCAATGGAGATGAGCCAAGAGTTCACGAAAATGATGCTTGGTGAAGATTACACTATCACTGAAGATATGGGAGATATTGAAGCGTTACAAGGTGTATCTCAATTCCCTGCACGTATTAAGTGTGCAACACTTGCGTGGAAAGCATTGGAAAAAGGAACTGTTGAAACAGAAGGTAAAGGCACGACAGAAGACGAGTAA
- the sufB gene encoding Fe-S cluster assembly protein SufB: MAKKAPDVGDYKYGFHDEDVSIFRSERGLTENIVREISNMKGEPEWMLNFRLKALKLFYKMPMPQWGGDLSELDFDDITYYVKPSERSERSWDEVPEEIKRTFDKLGIPEAEQKYLAGVSAQYESEVVYHNMEKELEEQGIIFKDTDTALRENEELFKEYFASVIPAGDNKFAALNSAVWSGGSFIYVPKNVKVETPLQAYFRINSENMGQFERTLIIADEGASVNYVEGCTAPVYTTNSLHSAVVEIIVHKDAHVRYTTIQNWANNVYNLVTKRTLVHANGNMEWVDGNMGSKLTMKYPACVLVGEGAKGSTLSIAFAGKGQVQDAGAKMIHKAPNTSSTIVSKSISKDGGKVVYRGIVHFGRKAKGARSNIECDTLILDNESTSDTIPYNEIFNDNISLEHEAKVSKVSEEQLFYLMSRGISEEEATEMIVMGFIEPFTKELPMEYAVEMNRLIKFEMEGSIG, encoded by the coding sequence ATGGCTAAAAAAGCACCTGATGTGGGCGATTACAAATATGGCTTCCATGATGAAGACGTATCGATTTTTAGATCAGAACGTGGCTTAACAGAAAACATTGTACGTGAAATCTCAAATATGAAAGGTGAGCCGGAATGGATGTTAAACTTCCGACTCAAAGCTTTAAAATTATTCTACAAAATGCCAATGCCACAATGGGGCGGCGACTTGTCTGAATTAGATTTTGATGATATCACTTACTACGTTAAACCATCTGAACGTTCAGAGCGTTCATGGGATGAAGTTCCTGAAGAAATCAAACGAACTTTTGATAAATTAGGGATTCCTGAAGCGGAACAAAAATATTTAGCAGGTGTGTCTGCTCAATATGAATCAGAAGTAGTGTATCACAACATGGAAAAAGAACTTGAAGAACAAGGGATTATTTTCAAAGACACTGATACAGCATTAAGAGAAAATGAAGAACTATTTAAAGAGTACTTTGCATCTGTTATTCCAGCAGGAGACAATAAGTTTGCGGCATTGAACTCAGCAGTTTGGTCTGGTGGTTCATTCATCTACGTACCAAAAAATGTGAAGGTAGAGACACCTTTACAAGCATACTTCCGTATTAACTCTGAAAACATGGGTCAATTCGAACGTACATTAATTATTGCGGATGAAGGCGCATCAGTGAACTACGTTGAAGGTTGTACAGCACCTGTGTACACGACAAACTCATTACACTCAGCAGTTGTTGAAATTATTGTACACAAAGATGCACACGTTCGTTACACAACAATTCAAAACTGGGCAAACAACGTATATAACCTTGTAACAAAACGTACACTTGTTCATGCGAATGGTAACATGGAATGGGTAGACGGTAACATGGGTTCTAAACTCACTATGAAATACCCAGCATGTGTCCTTGTAGGTGAAGGTGCAAAAGGTAGCACATTATCTATCGCATTTGCCGGTAAAGGACAAGTTCAAGATGCAGGTGCTAAAATGATTCATAAAGCACCAAACACATCTTCAACAATTGTATCAAAATCAATTTCAAAAGATGGCGGTAAAGTTGTATACCGTGGAATCGTTCACTTTGGACGTAAAGCCAAAGGTGCACGTTCAAACATCGAATGTGATACGTTAATTCTAGATAATGAATCAACATCAGATACAATTCCATACAACGAAATCTTCAATGACAATATCTCTTTAGAACACGAAGCAAAAGTTTCTAAAGTATCAGAAGAACAACTCTTCTATTTAATGTCACGTGGTATTTCTGAAGAAGAAGCGACAGAAATGATCGTAATGGGATTCATTGAGCCATTTACTAAAGAATTACCAATGGAATACGCTGTTGAAATGAACCGTCTCATCAAATTCGAGATGGAAGGATCAATCGGATAG
- a CDS encoding DUF2335 domain-containing protein, which produces MASKKVSNEVKVLEQKLENANNSEERQKIIAREIFLTKSGPLPDPKDFSKYEEVLPGSANRIIEMAEKNQQHRIRIELTEQELYYKSNNTITSKGIYSSTIISIVGIVGAVILGVFGSELASGIIGSLSLGNIVVSMINSTINSIRRKE; this is translated from the coding sequence ATGGCAAGTAAAAAAGTATCAAATGAAGTAAAAGTCCTAGAGCAAAAGTTAGAAAATGCCAATAATTCTGAGGAACGTCAAAAAATTATTGCGCGAGAAATCTTTTTAACGAAAAGTGGTCCTTTACCTGACCCAAAAGATTTTAGCAAATATGAAGAGGTATTACCAGGTTCTGCTAATAGGATTATTGAAATGGCAGAGAAAAATCAACAACATAGAATTCGTATTGAGTTAACAGAACAAGAATTGTATTATAAAAGTAATAATACGATTACATCAAAAGGGATATATTCAAGTACGATCATTTCAATCGTTGGTATTGTTGGTGCCGTAATATTAGGAGTATTTGGTAGCGAATTGGCATCGGGTATTATTGGTTCATTATCACTCGGGAATATTGTGGTAAGCATGATTAATTCAACAATTAATAGTATAAGAAGAAAAGAATAA